A window of Phycisphaeraceae bacterium genomic DNA:
GCCTCAGTCAGAACCTCGAAGCCCTTCTTGATCGACTCGGAAAGACCGCCACAGAGGACGACCTGCTCGCCGAAGAGGTCGGTCTCGCACTCGTCCTTGAAGGTCGTGACGAGGATGCCGCCCTTTCCGCCGCCGACACCGATGGCCCAGGCCATCGCCATCTCACGGGCTTTGCCAGTGGCGTCCTGGTGGATCGCCATCAGGCTGGGCACGCCGCCGCCTCTCTCATACTCCCAACGGACCGTGTGACCCGGACCCTTCGGGGCGACCATCACGACGTCCACGTCCTTGGGCGGGGTGATCGTCTTGAAGTGGATGTTAAAACCGTGGGTGAAACCCAGCGTCATCCCGGCGGTCAGGTTCGGGGCGATAGACTTCTCGTAGACATCCGGCTGGACCTCATCAGGCAGGGTCAGGATGACCATATCCGCCGCCTTGACCGCCTGATCAACCGGCATCGGGTCGAACCCGTGCTCAGCGGCCAGCTTGCCATTGGCTGAATCCGGCCGGTTGGCCACGATGACCTTGAGCC
This region includes:
- the ilvC gene encoding ketol-acid reductoisomerase is translated as MAIETLYDKDGSLDGLKGKTIAVLGYGSQGHAHAQNLRDSGLKVIVANRPDSANGKLAAEHGFDPMPVDQAVKAADMVILTLPDEVQPDVYEKSIAPNLTAGMTLGFTHGFNIHFKTITPPKDVDVVMVAPKGPGHTVRWEYERGGGVPSLMAIHQDATGKAREMAMAWAIGVGGGKGGILVTTFKDECETDLFGEQVVLCGGLSESIKKGFEVLTEAGYPPELAYFEVCHELELIINLIKRGGLDYMRYSISNTAEFGDYYTGPKICDDETKKRMEAALKHIQDGGFAKAFRDDYAKGFPWFKKQREENKGHAVEKVGKELRAMMPWLKPVDIDKM